One genomic region from Carettochelys insculpta isolate YL-2023 chromosome 4, ASM3395843v1, whole genome shotgun sequence encodes:
- the LOC142012779 gene encoding alcohol dehydrogenase class-3 has product MASGVIKCKAAVAWEAGKPLSIEEVEVAPPKAHEVRIKVVATAVCHTDAYTLSGADPEGCFPVILGHEGAGIVESVGEGVTKFKPGDTVIPLYIPQCGECKFCLNPKTNLCQKIRVTQGKGLMPDGTSRFTCKGKQIYHFMGTSTFSEYTVVADISVAKIDASAPLDKVCLLGCGISTGYGAVINTAKVEPGSTCAIFGLGGVGLAVIMGCKVAGASRIIGIDVNKDKFAKAKEFGATECISPQDFKKPIQEVLVELTDGGVDYSFECIGNVGIMRAALEACHKGWGVSVIVGVAAAGQEISTRPFQLVTGRTWKGTAFGGWKSVESIPKLVAEYMSKKIKVDEFVTHTLPFDKINEAFELMHAGKSIRSVLKF; this is encoded by the exons GTTGTTGCCACTGCTGTCTGTCACACAGATGCCTACACGCTGAGTGGTGCTGACCCAGAGGGATGTTTCCCGGTGATCTTGGGTCATGAAGGAGCAGGAATTGTGGAGAGTGTTGGGGAAGGAGTAACTAAATTTAAACCAG GTGACACAGTTATCCCACTGTACATCCCACAGTGTGGAGAATGCAAGTTCTGTTTGAACCCTAAAACAAACCTCTGCCAAAAGATAAG AGTTACCCAGGGAAAAGGACTGATGCCAGACGGTACCAGCAGGTTCACCTGCAAAGGGAAGCAGATTTATCACTTCATGGGGACTAGCACCTTCTCTGAATACACTGTTGTGGCTGATATCTCTGTGGCTAAAATAGATGCTTCAGCACCTCTGGATAAAGTTTGCCTTTTGGGCTGTGGAATTTCAACAGGCTACGGAGCTGTCATCAACACTGCCAAG GTGGAGCCTGGTTCTACCTGTGCCATCTTTGGTCTGGGAGGAGTTGGGCTGGCAGTTATTATGGGCTGTAAAGTGGCTGGAGCTTCTCGGATCATTGGCATTGATGTCAACAAAGATAAATTTGCCAAGGCTAAAGAGTTTGGAGCCACTGAGTGCATCAGCCCTCAGGACTTTAAGAAGCCCATACAGGAGGTGCTGGTTGAGCTTACTGACGGTGGAGTGGACTACTCTTTTGAGTGCATTGGGAATGTTGGCATCATG AGGGCGGCCTTGGAAGCCTGTCACAAAGGCTGGGGAGTCAGTGTGATAGTTGGAGTAGCCGCTGCTGGTCAGGAGATCTCTACTCGTCCCTTCCAACTCGTAACAGGTCGCACGTGGAAAGGGACTGCCTTTGGAG GCTGGAAGAGTGTAGAGAGTATACCAAAGCTGGTGGCCGAATACATGTCAAAGAAGATCAAAGTTGATGAATTTGTAACTCACACTCTCCCTTTTGACAAAATTAATGAGGCTTTTGAGCTGATGCACGCAGGGAAAAG CATTCGTAGTGTCCTGAAATTTTAA